TCTAGATGCCACCCAGCACACACTGCAGCAGCAAATCCAAACTCTGGTCAAGGAGTGAGTTAGGAGGGAAACCAGTCCTCCAGCCCTCTTCCCATTGCCGCAGGGGCCTCCCTGAATGAAGGAGTTGTGAGATTGGGGGCTTCTGGTGGCCTGATTGTTATCCCCCATCCCAAGGATCCCCTTGGAGTTCTGACCGTCCATAGGCTACCTGCAAGGCTGTGAGCGAATCTCAGGGACTTCTCTGCTGGGGGCAGGCGGGTGTATCGGTGATTTTCTGTCATCCCCACACCCCCAGAGGTCTCCGGGGCTTCCGAGAGGCTCGCCGGGATTTCTGGCGGGGGGCTGAGAGCCTGGAGGCTGCTCTTACCCACAACGCAGAGGTCCCCAGGCGCCGGGCGCAGGAGGCAGAAGAGGCCGGAGCTGCTCTGAAGATTGCTCGAGCCGGGTACCGGGCACGGGCCCTGGATTATGCCCTGCAGGTGCCTGCCCCAACCTGTCTTCTTGGGGTGCCAGGACCCCAGTCACCTCGAGGCTGGAGAGTCACTGGTGTgcagtgggtgggtgggggggtgggtgggtcgTGCGTCTGTGTTTTCAAGGCTGACCTGAGGTCTTTTGGGCTCTCAGATCAATGTGATTGAGGACAAGAGGAAGTTTGACATCATGGAGTTTGTGAGTCGCAGTGGGGgcgagggcagggaggggaggagcctgctgctgggagcaggagggagaggaaaagagaggggcCTGCCCTCTGCCCACCTTGTCCCCCAGGTGCTGCGTCTGGTGGAGGCCCAGGCTACCCATTTCCAGCAGGGCCACGAGGAGCTGTGCCGGCTGGCCCAGTATCGCAAGGAGCTGGGTGGCCAGGTATAGACCCAGGGCGCAGGCAGGTGGAAGAGGGAGGGTAGGGGCTCTGAGATGACTCTCCTGGCCTGGGGCCATCTGAGATGCCCCTCCTGTGCTCAGTTACACCGGCTGGTCTTGAATTCGGCTCGAGAGAAGAGGGACATGGAGCAGAGACACGTGCTGCTGAAACAGAAGGTAAGGGCTGGGGCTGCCGGCAGGAAGCAGATGGGCCTGGGGCCTTGGTCTCTGCCCACTTCAGTTGCCCTTTGACCCTTTTGTGCCCCCAGGAGCTTGGTGGGGAAGAGCCAGAGCCAAGCCTAAGGGAGGGGCCTGGTGGCCTGGTCATGGAAGGGCATCTCTTCAAACGGGCCAGCAATGCATTTAAAACCTGGAGCAGGTGAGGAGCGGACACCCCAATCGGCCAAACCCATCAGGTTAAAGTTTTTTGAGTGTGCTAACTACAGCCAGGAAAAACAGACAAACCCCCTGCCTTCAGAGAGTTTACATTCCATCAGCAAAGACAGACAAGAACGtaataattaagtaaattatCTCTTAGAAGGTAAGAGTACCATAGGTGAAAAGTAATAAAGCAAGCAATGTGGAGAGCTGGGGAggagttgcaattttaaatagggtgggcagggagttccctggtggcctagtggttaggattccgggctttcactgccgtggcccgggttcagtccctggtcagggaactgagagtccTGCAAGCtctgtggccaaaaaataataataatgataaaaataaataaatagggtggTCAGCAAAGGCCTCATGAAAAGATGACTTCTGAGTGAAGACTGGAAGGATATCTGGGAGAGAATATTCTAGGCAGAAGGAGGAGCCAGCACCAAGGCCCTGAGGAACCTGGAAGGtttgaggaacagagaggaggcCCAGGGtgtggacagagggagggaggaggaagtggtAGGAGATGCAGGTGGAGCTAATGAGGACGTGAATCATGACAGGGCCTTGTTGGCTGTACTCTGAGGGAAGTGGGGAGCCATCACAGGGTGCAGAGCAGGGTGGTGATCTGCTCTGACTCGACCCCTTCCCCTTCCAGGGCCACTGCTGGCCCATATGGGATCTTTGCACAAATTAGAAGACAAGAGCCGCTTCtccaagatactttttttttttttaattttaaatttaaattaaaaattttgggggccacacttcatggcttgcgggatcttagttccctgactggggatcgaacccgggtcctcggcagtgaaagtgcagagtcctaaccactggactgccaggaaattccctccaAGATACTTCTACTTGCCAAAACATTGTAGCGATAGACTTATTAGACAATGCATTTCACTGCCATCTGCTGGAAAGTTGTCTTCATAAATGTTATGAAATCTGGGGTATTCGAGATGTGAATAGCACCCCTTAGATGTCCCTGGCTGCGCCTCTGTCACCCTCCTCTGGAACATCTCATGGGATGGGCAGCCCGGTCTCTCTCCACTCAGCAAGATCCTTATGGGACTAAGAGCACAGCCTCTCTCCTGTCTGTCCCAAGCCGCATTCCAGTGCCGCCCATGTCATTAACCCTACTTCTGCCTCTTCCAGACGCTGGTTTACTATTCAGAGCAACCAACTGGTTTATCAGAAGAAGCACAAGGTGAGTAGGCCCGGGTCCTGGCTGCCTGGGCCCAGGAGGGCTGAGCCCTGCTGTGGCTGCCTGGACTCCCGCCCCCCTGTCTCCTTTCCCTGCCAGGACCCTGTGACTGTGGTGGTGGATGACCTTCGTCTCTGCACAGTGAAGCTCTGTCCTGACTCAGAAAGGCGGTTTTGCTTTGAGGTGGTGTCCCCCAGCAAGTGAGTGCAGTGCTCAGGGGTGACACCCGTATATCTCAATTTTACCAACTGGAAAGGCAGGGCCAATCACAAAGGCATCCCTGGAGCAGGATCTTGGAGGCCCCTAATGCAGCCCCAGGCATTAGCCCTTTGGTGGCTCAATTGGGGGGCAGGCTAGGGGAGGGTCTAGGCTGAAGGGGGATATCTGGAAGGATATTACCAACTGGTGCAGAGGTATTTCAATATGAGTGGTGCCGGCTGAATACTAGCTGAATGTCACCCTGCCTGTCCTGCCACTCGGCTCCCCAGGCCTCagacccctccctgccctccggcTGCCCCCCTGCCCAGGTCCTGCCTCCTGCAGGCTGACTCAGAGCGCCTCCTGCAGCTGTGGGTCAGTGCTGTGCAGAGCAGTATCGCTACGGCCTTCAACCAGGCTCGCCTTGATGACAGCCCCCGGGGTCCAGGCCAGGTACCTTAACATGGGGGTGCAGGGCCAGGCTGCCCAGGGAGATGGGACATGGCTTCCCCTAGACCTCAGAGCCACTCTTTCTTCCCCTGTCTCCCCCAGGGCTCAGGACACCTGGCCATGGGCTCCGCCGCCACCCTGGGCTCTGGCGGGATGACCAGGGGAAGGGATTCTGGTGGAGTCGGGCACGTGGCAGCCCAGGTGCAGAGCGTGGACGGCAACGCCCAGTGCTGTGACTGCCGGGAGCCGGCCCCTGAGTGGGCCAGCATCAACCTTGGTGTCACCCTCTGCATTCAGTGCTCCGGCATCCACAGGTCACTCCCCAAGGTCCCAAGCGCGGGCCCCTGCTCTTTCTGGTGGCAGTGGAGTTGGGTGGAGGCAAGCTGGAGCCCAGCACAGgggctcctccctcccttcccgccCTGCCTGGGCTTCCTCTCAGATTCTGTCTGTCGCTGGGCACAGGCCTGGGCCGATCCTGTGGGGCACAAGGTGGACCCAGGTGGGCCCAGCCCCTCAGTGTCCTGGTCTGGCCCGGGAAGGGGGACACCCAGGGGAGTTGAGTGGCTTGACTGGAGGAGGTGCGGGGTCAGGGCTGCTGAGGGCGGGGGAGCTGACGAAAAGCAGAGAGAGATGTCGTGAGGCCTTAGCAAGTCTATGCGCCCCTCGCCCTGCATCATTCCggtggaagtggggagggggaatggcgTGGAAAGAGTTGTCCCGGCCAGGGTACCTGGAGAGAGGGGAGGTGGCTGGAGAggatgagaggaagagagaagagggaacgGTGAACAGGCGGGCTCCTGCCAGATGCAGGTCAAGGCTGCATGGCCCTGGCTGCCCTGCTGCCTCCTGGCCCGGCGCCTCTGCACGGGACCCCCATGCCAGACCTTGCCCCCAAGTCTCTCCAGGAGCAGCAGCAGCTTCCCCGGCTGCTTCCCCCACAGAGGGTCCGacttcccctctgccctccaggagcctGGGAGTTCATTTCTCCAAAGTCCGGTCCCTGACCCTTGACTCATGGGAGCCGGAACTCGTGAAGGTGACTTGGGGTGCTGTGAgagt
This window of the Balaenoptera ricei isolate mBalRic1 chromosome 20, mBalRic1.hap2, whole genome shotgun sequence genome carries:
- the ACAP1 gene encoding arf-GAP with coiled-coil, ANK repeat and PH domain-containing protein 1, whose amino-acid sequence is MTVKLDFEECLKDSPRFRASIELVEAEVSELETRLEKLLKLGNGLLESGRHYLAASRAFIVGICDLAHLGPPEPMMAECLDNFTQSLSHKLDSHAELLDATQHTLQQQIQTLVKEGLRGFREARRDFWRGAESLEAALTHNAEVPRRRAQEAEEAGAALKIARAGYRARALDYALQINVIEDKRKFDIMEFVLRLVEAQATHFQQGHEELCRLAQYRKELGGQLHRLVLNSAREKRDMEQRHVLLKQKELGGEEPEPSLREGPGGLVMEGHLFKRASNAFKTWSRRWFTIQSNQLVYQKKHKDPVTVVVDDLRLCTVKLCPDSERRFCFEVVSPSKSCLLQADSERLLQLWVSAVQSSIATAFNQARLDDSPRGPGQGSGHLAMGSAATLGSGGMTRGRDSGGVGHVAAQVQSVDGNAQCCDCREPAPEWASINLGVTLCIQCSGIHRSLGVHFSKVRSLTLDSWEPELVKLMCELGNVVMNQIYEARVEAMAVKKPGPSCSRQEKEAWIHAKYVEKKFLTKLPEIRGRRGGRGPPRGQPPVPPKPGTIRPQPGSFRPKPEPPSEDLGSLHPGALLFRAAGHPPSLPTMADALAHGADVNWVHGGQENATPLIQATAANSLLACEFLLQNGANVNQVDSHGRGPLHHATILGHTGLACLFLKRGADLGARDSEGRDPLTIAVETANADIVTLLRLAKMREVDAAQGQAGDETYLDIFRDFSLMASDDPEKLSRRSHDLHTL